One window of Jannaschia sp. CCS1 genomic DNA carries:
- the cobJ gene encoding precorrin-3B C(17)-methyltransferase — MTGWVVIAGLGPGAEAMITPEVTAAIAEATDIVGYIPYVRRIAPRDGLTLHESDNRVELDRAVHALQMAAEGHRVVVVSSGDPGVFAMASAVFEAAETGPAEWRTLDIRVLPGITAMLAAAAAAGAPLGHDFCTINLSDNLKPWALIDSRLRLAAEADFAMAFYNPRSKSRPDGFVKTLATLRECCEPGRVMIFARAVSRPDQSLRVTTLADATPEMADMQTMVIVGSSLTRVIARDDAPLVYTPRSVAK, encoded by the coding sequence GTGACCGGTTGGGTCGTCATAGCCGGTCTGGGTCCCGGCGCCGAGGCGATGATCACGCCTGAGGTCACGGCGGCAATTGCCGAGGCCACGGATATCGTGGGCTACATCCCCTATGTGCGCCGGATCGCCCCACGCGACGGTCTGACGTTGCATGAAAGTGACAACCGGGTCGAGCTGGATCGGGCGGTTCATGCATTGCAGATGGCCGCTGAAGGTCATCGCGTCGTTGTCGTCAGCTCGGGCGATCCGGGCGTGTTTGCCATGGCATCGGCTGTGTTTGAGGCGGCGGAGACGGGGCCGGCGGAGTGGCGAACCCTCGACATCCGCGTCCTGCCGGGGATCACCGCAATGCTGGCCGCCGCTGCCGCCGCGGGCGCTCCTTTGGGTCATGATTTCTGCACCATCAACCTCTCGGACAATCTCAAGCCCTGGGCGTTGATCGACAGCCGCCTACGCTTGGCCGCAGAAGCCGATTTCGCCATGGCCTTCTACAATCCGCGCTCCAAATCACGGCCAGACGGGTTCGTGAAAACACTTGCGACCCTGCGGGAGTGTTGTGAGCCCGGCCGCGTGATGATCTTTGCCCGCGCCGTCTCACGCCCCGACCAATCCCTGCGCGTCACGACTCTCGCAGACGCCACGCCAGAGATGGCGGACATGCAGACGATGGTGATCGTTGGTTCCTCGCTGACCCGTGTGATTGCACGGGACGACGCGCCCCTCGTTTACACGCCACGGTCGGTGGCGAAATGA
- a CDS encoding precorrin-8X methylmutase, producing the protein MPYEYEKNGAAIYDESFATIRAEANLARFSAEDEQVVVRMIHAAGLVGLEDVVKIAPGMVQAARTALDNGAPVFCDAYMVSEGVTRKRLPAENDVICTLRDARVPAMAADLATTRSAAALELWRDRLDGALVAIGNAPTALFHLLEMLEDPNCPRPAAIIGCPVGFVGARESKDALSAAAPVPSLIVEGRLGGSAITVAAINAIASRAE; encoded by the coding sequence ATGCCCTATGAATACGAGAAAAACGGCGCGGCCATTTATGATGAGAGCTTCGCCACCATCCGGGCCGAGGCCAATCTGGCACGGTTCAGCGCCGAGGATGAACAGGTCGTGGTGCGCATGATTCACGCGGCAGGGCTTGTGGGGCTGGAGGATGTCGTGAAAATCGCCCCCGGCATGGTGCAAGCCGCGCGGACTGCGCTGGACAACGGCGCGCCCGTCTTTTGTGATGCCTATATGGTCAGCGAGGGGGTGACCCGCAAACGCCTGCCAGCAGAGAATGACGTGATTTGTACGCTCCGCGACGCCCGTGTTCCTGCGATGGCGGCGGATTTGGCCACAACCCGGTCGGCCGCGGCGCTGGAGCTGTGGCGCGACCGTCTGGACGGCGCCTTGGTGGCCATCGGGAACGCGCCGACCGCTCTCTTCCATCTTCTGGAAATGCTGGAAGATCCAAACTGCCCACGCCCCGCTGCCATCATCGGCTGCCCCGTGGGCTTTGTGGGTGCGCGCGAAAGCAAGGATGCGCTGTCGGCGGCGGCCCCCGTCCCGTCGTTGATCGTGGAGGGACGATTGGGAGGCTCCGCTATCACGGTCGCCGCGATCAATGCCATTGCGAGCCGTGCGGAATGA
- a CDS encoding precorrin-2 C(20)-methyltransferase, translating to MTGQGKGRIYGVGLGPGDPDLMSVRADRLLRGSKHIAFFRKLGRKGRARTCVEGLLRDDAVEFAMEYPVTTEIPLSDPRYNEVLSEFYETCTQHLCSLSSNGEDVVVLCEGDPFFYGSFMHLYTRLKATCDVRVVPAITGMSAAWTASGAPITWGDDILSTVMGTLDEATLTDAMGRADALVVMKIGRNLPKVRRALTASGKADRAVLVEYASMEAQTVRALSEFDGETLPYFSIILVHGQGRRP from the coding sequence ATGACGGGCCAAGGCAAAGGCAGGATCTACGGCGTGGGCCTTGGCCCCGGCGATCCGGATTTGATGAGCGTCCGGGCGGACCGGCTTTTGCGCGGCTCCAAACACATTGCCTTCTTTCGCAAACTGGGCCGAAAGGGGCGGGCACGGACGTGTGTCGAGGGACTTTTGCGGGACGATGCGGTTGAATTCGCGATGGAATACCCGGTGACGACCGAGATCCCGCTAAGCGACCCGCGCTACAATGAGGTGCTGTCGGAGTTCTATGAAACCTGCACGCAGCACCTGTGTTCCCTGTCGTCGAACGGAGAAGACGTCGTCGTCCTGTGCGAGGGGGACCCGTTTTTCTACGGCTCGTTCATGCACCTCTACACACGCCTCAAGGCCACCTGCGACGTGCGGGTCGTGCCCGCGATCACCGGCATGTCGGCGGCCTGGACAGCATCAGGTGCGCCGATCACCTGGGGCGATGATATCCTGTCGACGGTCATGGGCACCCTTGATGAGGCAACGCTGACAGACGCGATGGGGCGCGCCGATGCGCTTGTGGTGATGAAGATCGGGCGCAACCTGCCCAAGGTGCGCCGGGCGCTCACGGCGTCAGGCAAGGCGGACCGCGCGGTCCTGGTGGAATACGCCAGCATGGAGGCCCAAACCGTGCGCGCCTTGTCTGAGTTTGACGGCGAAACGCTGCCATATTTCTCCATCATCCTTGTCCACGGGCAGGGGCGCAGACCGTGA